The following are encoded together in the Bacteroidales bacterium MB20-C3-3 genome:
- a CDS encoding DUF4403 family protein yields MRRPGIILWVAYLLTLLIAGSCGSALKIEGPPESYTPEAFLPSPSVLPIVAEIDLKGLERSVNRRFEGLLYENTGEEKKDLEIKVWKAGNFSVFANNDEISYRIPLKIWSRFSWKVEKFGLSISDKYEATGSLALIYKTKFNVDSEWNLKTRTTSAGYNWIESPKMSIAGVSIPVKPIADFALSKTERQITREIDKSIAESFNLREYVEGFWNYLQEPVQVDSTFDVWVKITPAGIALSPIGSASGKLIIPVTFTGEVESIAGDSIKVSSPIALPPLGKNQDNPGKFNINVKADVTFSQITKAAMMQLAGMEFKEGGKSILVKGLNLYSSSGKAVLEMDVEGSLKGRLYLTGELVYNPDSLSVSVINPEFDVKTRNALVKSANWLLHGMLLRKLQPYLTYKIDSLLEDVRLETDNMLKKYSLMEGVYLMGNLHAVKVTNISMIPGAVRINASLSGDVKIITTDF; encoded by the coding sequence ATGCGCAGGCCGGGCATTATTTTATGGGTGGCATATTTGCTTACCCTGCTGATAGCGGGCAGTTGCGGTAGTGCTTTAAAGATAGAGGGGCCTCCGGAGTCATATACTCCTGAGGCCTTTCTTCCATCTCCATCTGTTCTGCCTATTGTTGCCGAAATTGACCTCAAAGGTCTGGAGAGATCTGTAAACAGGAGGTTTGAGGGGCTGCTCTATGAAAACACAGGAGAAGAGAAAAAAGATCTGGAGATTAAGGTATGGAAAGCCGGAAACTTCTCTGTGTTTGCAAACAATGATGAAATTTCATACAGAATACCTCTGAAAATATGGAGCAGGTTTTCCTGGAAAGTAGAGAAATTCGGACTCAGTATAAGTGATAAATATGAGGCGACCGGGAGTTTGGCTCTTATCTATAAAACAAAATTTAATGTAGATTCTGAGTGGAATCTTAAAACAAGGACAACATCGGCAGGATACAACTGGATTGAATCTCCAAAGATGAGCATTGCAGGAGTATCCATTCCGGTAAAACCCATAGCAGATTTTGCTCTGTCAAAAACAGAAAGACAAATTACCCGGGAGATTGACAAATCAATTGCCGAGTCATTTAACCTTCGGGAGTATGTTGAGGGGTTCTGGAATTATCTCCAGGAACCTGTCCAAGTAGATAGCACATTCGATGTGTGGGTTAAAATTACTCCTGCAGGAATAGCTCTCTCTCCTATTGGATCCGCTTCAGGAAAACTTATTATCCCGGTTACATTTACCGGAGAGGTTGAATCTATCGCAGGAGACAGCATCAAAGTTTCCAGCCCGATTGCCCTTCCACCTTTGGGAAAAAATCAGGATAATCCGGGAAAATTCAATATTAATGTAAAGGCCGATGTTACATTTAGCCAGATTACCAAAGCAGCAATGATGCAGCTTGCCGGAATGGAATTTAAAGAGGGAGGAAAAAGCATCCTTGTAAAAGGGCTGAATCTATACAGCAGCTCAGGAAAGGCAGTTCTTGAGATGGATGTTGAGGGCTCTCTTAAGGGACGGCTGTATCTTACCGGAGAGCTGGTTTATAATCCAGACTCTCTCTCTGTTTCAGTAATTAATCCGGAATTTGATGTAAAAACCAGAAATGCTCTGGTTAAATCTGCCAACTGGCTTCTTCACGGAATGTTACTCAGAAAATTACAGCCATATCTTACTTATAAAATTGACAGTTTACTTGAGGATGTTAGGCTGGAGACAGACAATATGTTAAAAAAATACTCCCTTATGGAGGGAGTATATCTTATGGGAAATTTGCATGCTGTAAAAGTCACCAACATCAGTATGATTCCGGGAGCTGTCCGAATCAATGCAAGCCTGAGCGGAGATGTTAAGATAATTACAACAGATTTTTAA
- a CDS encoding oxidoreductase — protein MKTKIVEKVILLESPIGWKDYELLDSGEFEKLERFGEYILIRPEPKALWKRSMSAAEWSRMAHTKFTTGAGFGKAGKEDSGTWHRLKKMDDQWPVEYRKGSLRFSLRMGLTSFKHVGVFPEQAPNWDFIFSEVNRIKSINGAPPKILNLFAYTGAASLAAKCAGADVTHLDSVRQVVTWAKGNMELSGLDNIRWVIEDALKFVKREARRGNIYQGVIMDPPAYGHGPDGEKWKLDELLYEFLAEVNTIVDKKSSFVVLNLYSNGYSAVLAETLINTSFSLKQEDKGKSYSLTFGELMLKDKFEKALPLSVFVRLSR, from the coding sequence TTGAAAACTAAAATTGTTGAAAAGGTGATATTGCTTGAATCCCCAATAGGTTGGAAAGATTACGAATTGTTAGATTCGGGAGAGTTTGAGAAACTTGAAAGGTTTGGAGAGTACATACTAATTAGGCCGGAACCAAAGGCTCTTTGGAAAAGGTCTATGTCAGCTGCAGAATGGAGCAGAATGGCTCACACAAAATTTACTACCGGAGCCGGATTTGGTAAAGCAGGAAAAGAGGACTCTGGAACCTGGCACAGACTCAAAAAAATGGATGATCAGTGGCCTGTTGAATACAGGAAAGGCTCTCTGCGCTTCTCACTGAGAATGGGTCTTACATCTTTTAAACATGTTGGGGTGTTTCCTGAGCAGGCACCCAACTGGGATTTTATATTCAGTGAGGTAAACAGAATTAAATCAATAAACGGGGCTCCTCCAAAGATTCTTAATCTGTTTGCCTATACAGGCGCAGCCTCACTGGCTGCAAAATGTGCCGGGGCCGATGTTACTCATCTGGATTCAGTCAGGCAGGTTGTCACCTGGGCAAAGGGTAATATGGAACTCAGCGGTCTGGATAATATCCGCTGGGTTATTGAGGATGCTTTAAAGTTTGTAAAGAGAGAGGCAAGAAGAGGTAATATTTATCAGGGTGTTATAATGGATCCTCCAGCTTACGGACATGGCCCTGACGGAGAGAAGTGGAAACTGGATGAGCTTTTATATGAGTTTCTTGCTGAGGTAAATACAATTGTTGACAAAAAGAGTAGCTTTGTAGTACTGAATCTCTACTCTAATGGTTATTCGGCGGTACTGGCAGAGACCCTTATTAATACATCGTTTTCACTGAAACAAGAGGATAAGGGGAAGAGTTATTCACTTACATTTGGAGAACTTATGCTTAAAGACAAATTTGAAAAGGCTCTGCCATTAAGCGTTTTTGTCCGGTTAAGCAGATAA
- a CDS encoding phosphoglycerate kinase, with amino-acid sequence MQKIDSYNFSGKRAIVRVDFNVPLNENFQITDDTRIRAAVPTLKKVLEKGGSLIIMSHLGRPKGPTDKYSLKHIIGAIEEKLGTTVKFAPDCMGNEAAELSQNLRPGEVLLLENLRFYAEEEGKPRGLAEDASDDVKKAAKAEIKEKQKEFTKRLASYADCYINDAFGTAHRAHASTALIAKYFPQDKMFGYVMEGEIKAIDKVLHSPDKPVTAIIGGAKVSSKITIIEKLFDVADNMIICGGMAFTFAKAKGGKIGLSLCEDDQLELALTTLEKAKAKGVNIIFDGEVVVADKFSNEANKQTCDIYNIPDGWMGMDAAPSTLKLWENILNSSKTILWNGPAGVFEMPEFAHGTLRIAEILAQVTAKGAFTLVGGGDSVAAVTQMGYADKVSYVSTGGGAMLEYLEGIELPGIKAVKE; translated from the coding sequence ATGCAAAAGATTGACAGTTACAACTTTTCAGGGAAGAGAGCAATTGTAAGGGTAGATTTCAATGTGCCACTTAATGAAAACTTCCAGATTACAGACGACACCAGAATTCGTGCAGCCGTTCCCACACTCAAAAAAGTACTGGAGAAGGGTGGTTCGCTTATTATAATGTCACACCTGGGCAGACCAAAAGGACCCACTGATAAATACTCACTCAAACACATAATTGGAGCAATAGAAGAGAAGCTGGGTACTACTGTTAAATTTGCACCTGACTGTATGGGAAATGAGGCAGCTGAACTATCTCAGAATCTGAGACCGGGTGAAGTTCTGCTTCTGGAGAATCTTCGTTTTTATGCAGAGGAGGAGGGTAAACCACGCGGTCTGGCTGAGGATGCCTCTGATGATGTAAAAAAGGCTGCAAAGGCAGAGATCAAAGAGAAGCAGAAAGAGTTCACCAAGAGGCTGGCATCATACGCAGACTGCTACATCAACGATGCATTCGGCACTGCACACCGCGCCCACGCATCCACTGCTCTTATAGCAAAATACTTCCCTCAGGACAAAATGTTTGGCTATGTAATGGAGGGTGAAATTAAAGCAATAGATAAAGTTCTTCACTCACCTGATAAACCTGTAACAGCAATTATTGGAGGGGCTAAGGTCTCTTCAAAGATAACTATCATTGAAAAGTTGTTTGATGTTGCAGACAACATGATTATTTGCGGAGGTATGGCCTTCACATTTGCTAAAGCAAAGGGTGGAAAAATTGGTCTCTCATTATGTGAAGATGACCAGTTGGAACTTGCGCTTACAACATTGGAGAAAGCAAAAGCAAAAGGGGTTAATATTATCTTTGACGGAGAGGTTGTTGTGGCTGATAAATTCAGTAATGAAGCAAATAAGCAGACTTGCGATATCTATAATATTCCTGATGGATGGATGGGTATGGATGCTGCCCCTTCTACACTTAAACTATGGGAAAATATACTAAACTCTTCCAAAACCATTCTGTGGAATGGCCCTGCCGGAGTATTTGAGATGCCTGAATTCGCACACGGCACTTTAAGGATAGCAGAGATTCTTGCCCAGGTTACCGCTAAAGGAGCCTTTACACTTGTAGGAGGCGGAGATTCCGTTGCCGCAGTTACTCAAATGGGATACGCAGACAAAGTAAGCTATGTCTCAACTGGTGGAGGAGCAATGCTGGAGTATCTTGAGGGAATTGAACTTCCCGGAATTAAAGCTGTAAAAGAGTAA